Genomic segment of Aquarana catesbeiana isolate 2022-GZ linkage group LG02, ASM4218655v1, whole genome shotgun sequence:
GCTCAGAGTTTATCTTTCAACGGGGAAACCTTTTTCCAGTGACGGGGAATTTTTGCCTTCTTTATAGAAATTTCATCTCCCTTTCTGTTACATAGTAAGGCTGAAAAAAAGACCTCAGTCCATCCAGTTAAATCTGGGGTGTGTGAACGTGCTTgcatttatgtcaatagtacatcgtatacccctgtatgttgtgatcgttaaggtgcccatctaatagtgtcaaaaaactatcaatgctccctgctgataccactgcttgtggaagagaattccacatccttaccactccgacagtaaagaaccctctaaacaCTTTATGGTTAAACCGCTTCACTTCCAACTTCAGTGAATGGCCAAGTGtcctttttaaactccctttcatTGAAAAGTGtgtcccccccccagcccccccccccccccccatgctaggCTCACCAgtccttattagctttgttactCTTCTCTGGAACGTCTCCAgatccagtacatccttcctgaggattggtgcccagaactggacagcatactccaggtgcagccggacaaGTCtttttagagtgggagaattatcgttttatctctggagtgaatcccctttttaatacatgccaatattctgttggctttgcttgcagtagcctggcattgcatgccattgctgagcctatcatctactaggaccctcaggtccttttttccatcctagattccaccagaggtttcctcctctagcgagtaacttgcgttcatatttttagcacccaaatgcattactttgcatttttcaatatttaatctcatttgccatgtagttgcccaacccgtTTACTTAGGCCTTCTTGTAAAGTTTCCACATACTGTGCAGAAGTTATTTCCCCgcttaactttgtatcatctgCAAATCTGCATCTCCAAAATAAGTGAGATCTCAATGAGACTACTTGACCATACATACACTTTTATGCAGATTTGACACACATTAAAAGTGTCACTAATCCcacatcatcaaaaaaaaaaaaaaaacactcaaatggtgtattacatgccgttcatactcagtcactatgagattgtttgttttctgcattctgcaaaaaaaactgtttgatcCTGCTATTTTCTATCTCTACCTTCTGCTCAGGTCcctaattcagctagggattttgcagctgtggtggaaactctgcacatgctcagttttcagggaGTTTCtctgctgagcatttcctccctccctctcatctgagcagcccatgtgactatagtcacATGTGGGCCtatgcacagtggtaaatgacagccaggccccccccccccatgtccactaaccagttaaacacaatgggggtgggatattacatgtagattaatgatggcttcaccttcctcttatgggtggtgtagtgggtagcactcttagcagtaaaaagggtcgctggttcgaatcgcaaccaccacactacctgcctgaagtttgcatgttctccctgtgcctgcgtgggtttcctccgggtactccgtttTTTCTCCCGCACgccaaagacttgctggtaggttaattgacttctgtctaaaattggccccagtatatgaacgtgagttagggaccttagattgtaagctccttgagggtaggggccgatgtgaatgtacaatgtatatgtaaagcgctgggtaaattaacggtgctatataagtacctttttGGAGGGGCGTGACATAGctggtgactggcagaaatccgcccacaccaggTTATTTTCACAAAATCATAAagctttgatttcaaatatatttgTATGGCAGTTTAAAACagtttgatatttatttttactcctATATCCCAaaggtgtgtttgtgtgttttgttttttttcttgaacatgtgaccagcagcagatgatTAGAAGCTCcctctgcttatgtttccctgcagacaggctgggagagagctacTTGGTTGGtggtttatttttcaataaaataattagtgccatcatccatatacagaaatagaagggataatgtaaattaaacagtgtgtttagtaTTAGAAGAAATAGGTCACCAGATCAGAATGGGTTAAAAAGCAACAAATTTATTGCAGGTTGCAATAAATTTTTTGTTACTTTTAACCCATGCTGTACTTGCGCCCTTTTTGATTTCTTCATATGCTCATGAGGGATTCCCAGACCTTGATTAGGAGCTGCCGGTGATTGTATGTGTTTACCATACCTGAATTTAACATCCAGACATTCCACCCCCGCTGTCTTCTCTGCTAACTTATGGACTTTTATATCATTTTGCAATCTGTCAGTGAAGTGCTGATTCAATTGCTATTTTTAGTTTGTTTGGTTTTTGTGTTTAGTTTTTTACTTTAAGCGAGATCTagtttttactgtatatattttttgtaagttCTCAAAAGCTGATATTGCCATTTTTACGATGCATTATGTATGTATATTAAGCATATTCTTAGAACTTTTTGTTCTTATTTCTGCAGCTGGATGATTCAAAGAGCAGTTTTGATGAAGCCACCAAAGGCTCGGAGCAGACTGAAGGCCTTGGTACTAACCAGGCCTTAGAGGAAGATTACGCCTcaacggattaccagccaggacTGCTCTTTCACAGAGCTCCAGCCATGCTTACTAATGCTGTGCCACTCCCTCAGAACTTCAAGGAGAAATGGGCCGTGGATGTGGATGAGCTGATTAAGGAGAAGTTAGTGCCTCAATGCGGCAGCGAAGGAAACGTGCACATTATTGCCGGTGCTGTTCCGTCTAGTAATCAAATGAAAGACAAGGTGAACATTCCAGAATATGTCTGGCTTGCAGCTTATTGCAGTGTTCCTGAGGCATGGTCTTTAGGAGTCATCAAGACAGTTGGAGATGTAGATGGTGTGGAACAGGTCACTTTGGAAGAACTGGAAAGTAGGTTGCCTGGTGATGTAAAGCTGTTCTCCAGCCAGGATGGTGGAGGAGCTATGCCTCCTGAACAAAGAACATCTGAATCCGCCACCCAAACAGAAGACGAGGGTCCCGCTGAGCCAGGAGCCTTTTCTAGGTGCTTCCAGCTCCTTTTCTGCATTGTCTATGAGGTTGTGAAGAATGTCTTTGGCTTAGTGTGGTTCCTGGTCAAACAAGTCCTTAATTTCGTTTTTGGAAGACTGTACTGGATCTGGACTGCGGCCACCACTTACATTTTTGCTCTGAGCAAAGTTTTGTTGAACATCCCATGTGACATCCTCAGAGTTCTCGCAAATATCTTCTGTGGTTTTTTCCGCATTCTTAATAATGTGTTTTCTGCTGTTTGCCTCGTACTTAGGCTGCCGACAAGATTCCTGTGTGACATGGCCTGCTTTCCATATTATACAATTTGTGCCATCCCAGATGTGGGCATTGACATACTAAGTGGTATCTGGGGTGTGATCGGTTTGGGGTTCCATGCTGTGTTTGGCACATTTGGGAGCTCATTCTCTGTGGCTTCCTTTGCAGGCAACAGTTTTTTCTCAAAGTTAATTGGACAGTCCGAGGGTTATGAAAACTAACTAATCTCACTAACCTAGAACCGTGACCATACTGCTGATTGATGTGCTAGCACTTTCCTGCAagtcatttgaatttcctgtggaAACTAGAtcaaatttgcttttttttcttttaatcctaTCAGAATATTGTACTTCCGCAGGAGTTAAACATGTTTAGGAATACTCTGGCTTTTTTTAGTATATTTAATAGAAACAACCAGCTAGCTTTGGAGCTCATCAGATTTAGAGATGTCACCTGTATGACTGAGTTTCTGTTTATTCATAGACAGAGAATGGCTGTAAAAATTGGCTTGTGCAATGGTAGTTTGAAATGCACTGTTTGAGCTCtgagtaataataaatacatatgtgtatatatggtACATGCATAGGAAAAGCCAGGTTGAGCTAATATTGGCAGGTGGATCAATGAGACAGAAAACTTTGATTGTTTTTATGAGAGAGGATTTTGACATGACTTTGCATCgcctgtttaatttattttttagaacaaaaaaaaaaacaaacttgtgcaATTGTTTTGTAAGTTAATGTCATATGGGTGTTCTCTTTATTAATGTTAGTtttaggacattttttttaaatttgcatcacCTTCATGTTACAAGTACTTCTCCTCCTGTGAAGATTGCCTCTGTGGAGCAAATTTGCAGTTTTAGTGCTGCGTTGCTCAGCTACACAGATACAAAATGTACTTAAGTGTTATGTTTTTATACATTCATCTGATGGTCATAGTTTAGCAGTTCTTTCATGATATAGTTAAAGGACCAGTCCATGTATACTGGTATTACAGTTAAGTGTCTTTTCTGGAGGGGTAAAATGGCCGCTGGATTCCAGAGCGAAGGTTATCTGGGGTGTGGGCACCTTTTTTAGTTTGGGGAATGAGTAGAGGGGTCAGTTTGTCTTTTATGGGGTGGAACAGGATTTTGGAGAGCTTTCATCTTTATTCGTAGAGAGGTCCTAATGGAGGGGGATCGACTTTTTTATTTAAAGGAAGCCTGTAGTGGCATTTGTTGATCTTTTTAGATCTGAAAATACAGGCTCCCTGGCTGTATGCTGATCCTAGAGCTTCAGTACTTTCTGTATCATTGACTATGGATAATGCAGATTTCCAGTTCTAAAGTCTCTTGACTTTCCTGACCTGTCTGCATGTGTCCCAAAGTATTGACTGTCatccaggtaactagcatttttagaagatgATCAGCAGCGGTGGCTTCAATATTGCTCTGTGTACAGGTTTCTTTTAAAATtgcagaacccttttttttttaaactaaatgtgATCTTGAACCTTGTGCATCTGAGAGGGCTTTTTTCTCTTCCCACAATGGCTCATGGGGTACAGCACATTCAGCTTTGTGTATTTGAACTCTCCCTGGCCTGGCTTCTGCATTCCATGCAGCGAGTCTCAAGAACGAGGACTAAAGATTTTGTAGCCTGCATTAACTGTAGTGCATTGTAACATACAGTGGACTGAAAGCTTTTAAGCATTGGGGCATGATCTGTACCCCACCCGGGTCAGGGAACATTCAGAAGGTTTTGTAAAACACTTCAGGCTTCCAGTTTTGGCTTTCCTCTAGGTACAAGGCATGCTCTCTACCCAACCTGGGTCAGGGAAGATTCAAGAGGGTTTAGTAAAGCACTTTAGCCCTTCTTTGGGGGCAAGGCATGCTCTCTACCCAACTTGGATCAAGGAATATTCAAGAGGGTTTGGTAAAGCACTTGAGGCTTCCAGTTTTTATTCTGTGGGGACATGACCACAAGGCCATCAAGCtttctgtgaatgggaaaaatgTATATTACATCAGCAGACAAAAAGACTAATTCAGGTTAGCTGAATTAAAGGGTCAATCCACCAAGAAATATTCCAGTTACTGAGCCTGGTTGGCAGCAATACCAGCTAATTTCTTGTGTCTTTTGGGGACTCCCTTGCTGAAAACGGTTGGAATCCCCTTTTTGTAGTTGCTGTAGGCCCAGACACTTGTTCACCGAGATCCTTCCAACAGAGTcccataaaaaacaaaatattgcaTTAAATTTTTCCAGCTACCTACCAAAAAGTGACTGGAAACGTTTGGATGAATTGGCTCTTTAAAGATTAGTTTTAGATGGGCGTGCCTTATTTCTTTTGGCACAGAAATGGTTCATGGGAGTTGCTAGGTTGGATCAAACCATATTCATATGACCTATAAATTGCTTTGTCAACTGTTTATGCATGGCCTTTGCAGCTAGTGAAATAGTCGTATTGTGCGGGGAAAGTTTGTGAAACGTTGCTGGAGCCTGCCAGTTCCTTCGTGTGCACTTCTTGCTACTAAAGGCTCTTGCCAAAAAAAATTGCTTGCTCAGTAATGCAACTAAGGGGGAATAGATTATGCCATTTTGAACAGACACGCAAAAAGACAAGCAAATTATTGTAAATTATTTAAATATGAATGTGAGCTGACAACGAACAAAATGACTTCTTTTGGCAGCCTCACCCTGATGAGGAATGAGAAAACAAGTCCAGTCTCCATATTGGCATCTGTT
This window contains:
- the ENDOD1 gene encoding endonuclease domain-containing 1 protein, with the protein product MSVAALVTILAALPCVLYGRVVQEGEDGFAECNRFFYRESPPEGFTHPGQVRICQRYRGDPHSATLYSTEHRIPLYSAFIYRGEEGATPGAEEWMLEPQLDDSKSSFDEATKGSEQTEGLGTNQALEEDYASTDYQPGLLFHRAPAMLTNAVPLPQNFKEKWAVDVDELIKEKLVPQCGSEGNVHIIAGAVPSSNQMKDKVNIPEYVWLAAYCSVPEAWSLGVIKTVGDVDGVEQVTLEELESRLPGDVKLFSSQDGGGAMPPEQRTSESATQTEDEGPAEPGAFSRCFQLLFCIVYEVVKNVFGLVWFLVKQVLNFVFGRLYWIWTAATTYIFALSKVLLNIPCDILRVLANIFCGFFRILNNVFSAVCLVLRLPTRFLCDMACFPYYTICAIPDVGIDILSGIWGVIGLGFHAVFGTFGSSFSVASFAGNSFFSKLIGQSEGYEN